Proteins from a single region of Limosilactobacillus fermentum:
- the yjeM gene encoding glutamate/gamma-aminobutyrate family transporter YjeM, producing MDNNGSSKKITTFGLVTMIITAIFGFGNVSNAYLQMGYGSIIWYALAGILFFFPCGLMMAEYGSAFKEAKGGIYSWLAGSIGERWAFVGTFVWLASWIVWMVSTSSRIWITFSALIFGKDTTQSWRVMGLSSTETIGILGIILILAITFLSSRGMNAIARIGSLGGIFTIAVNIIFIVVSFTVLFANHFQLAEPIHGLKTFITSPNPQFQTPIAIVSFVVYAIFAYGGMESLGSVTDSMDNPQKTFPRGLIIASVFTIGAYVLMIFMVGWSVNYHDNLGTNATNLGNVTYAIFNDIGVETGTALGWSHAAALGFGVTMTRIVAIAQTVGFLGALFILMYSPIKAFILGSDPKLWPAKLTKLNKAGMPANAMWLQAIVVCVIVFLVAFGGNAAQGFYTILTDMANVSTCFPYLFLVGAFPFFKKKNLDYPFVVFKNRLWTNILVVVVEIILIVGILFTFVQPLLEHDYQTAFWTIAGPFFFAIVALVFYQISARRHNVDPNE from the coding sequence ATGGATAACAATGGTTCCAGCAAGAAGATTACGACCTTCGGGCTGGTTACGATGATCATCACCGCCATCTTTGGCTTTGGGAATGTGTCCAACGCCTACTTGCAGATGGGGTACGGCAGTATCATCTGGTACGCTTTGGCCGGGATCTTGTTCTTCTTCCCGTGCGGCTTAATGATGGCCGAGTACGGGTCCGCCTTTAAGGAAGCTAAGGGGGGGATTTACTCCTGGCTGGCCGGTTCGATTGGGGAACGGTGGGCCTTTGTCGGGACCTTCGTTTGGCTGGCGTCCTGGATCGTGTGGATGGTTTCGACGTCCTCGCGGATCTGGATTACCTTCTCGGCCCTGATCTTTGGAAAGGACACCACCCAGTCTTGGCGGGTGATGGGCCTCTCGTCGACGGAAACGATCGGGATCTTGGGGATCATTTTAATCCTGGCGATCACCTTCTTATCGTCGCGGGGGATGAACGCGATCGCCCGGATCGGGTCGCTCGGTGGGATCTTCACAATTGCCGTTAACATTATCTTCATCGTGGTGTCCTTCACCGTCTTGTTTGCCAACCACTTCCAGTTGGCCGAACCGATTCATGGCCTCAAGACCTTTATCACTTCGCCCAACCCGCAGTTCCAAACCCCGATCGCCATTGTTTCCTTCGTGGTTTACGCCATCTTCGCTTACGGGGGGATGGAATCGCTGGGGTCGGTAACCGACAGCATGGATAACCCGCAAAAGACCTTTCCGCGTGGGTTGATCATTGCTTCGGTCTTTACGATCGGCGCCTACGTTTTGATGATCTTCATGGTCGGCTGGTCGGTTAACTACCACGATAACCTGGGGACCAACGCCACCAACCTGGGGAACGTTACCTACGCCATTTTCAATGATATTGGGGTTGAAACGGGGACCGCCCTCGGCTGGTCGCACGCCGCGGCCTTAGGCTTTGGGGTAACGATGACCCGGATCGTGGCGATCGCTCAGACGGTCGGCTTCTTAGGTGCCCTGTTTATCCTAATGTACTCGCCAATTAAGGCCTTTATCCTGGGGTCCGACCCGAAGCTTTGGCCAGCTAAGTTGACCAAGCTAAATAAGGCTGGGATGCCCGCTAACGCCATGTGGCTACAGGCGATCGTCGTGTGCGTAATCGTCTTCTTAGTGGCCTTCGGGGGTAATGCCGCTCAGGGCTTTTACACGATTTTAACCGACATGGCCAACGTTTCCACTTGCTTCCCGTACCTCTTCTTGGTCGGGGCGTTCCCGTTTTTCAAAAAGAAGAACCTGGACTACCCGTTCGTGGTCTTTAAGAACCGACTGTGGACCAATATTTTAGTCGTGGTGGTGGAAATTATCCTGATCGTCGGGATTCTCTTTACCTTCGTTCAACCGCTGCTGGAACACGACTACCAGACCGCCTTTTGGACGATCGCTGGACCGTTCTTCTTTGCTATCGTGGCACTGGTCTTTTACCAAATTTCAGCCCGTCGCCACAACGTTGACCCGAATGAATAA